Genomic window (Calderihabitans maritimus):
GGTCGGTTTGGCTTGGAAGGAGGGAACCTGCTTTTATGAGGGACAGGGAAAGACTAATTGTGGCCCTCGATACCAGTGACCTGAAGCAGGCGAGCAGAATCGTAGATCTGTTGGCGCCTCACGTAGGTATGTTTAAAGTAGGTATGCAGCTCTATTATAGTCACGGGCCTGAAGCTGTCCGCGAAATTATGCGCCGAGGGGCTAAGGTTTTTCTGGACCTGAAATTACATGACATTCCCAATACAGTAGCCCGGGCGGTAGAGGTGATGGTAGATCTGGGAGTATTTATGTTCAACCTCCACGTTGCCGGTGGCAGGGAAATGCTGAAGCGGGCGGCGGAAACCGCAAGGAGCAGGGCCCAAGAAAAAGGGGTACAGAAGCCGTTGATACTGGGTGTTACAGTTTTGACCAGTTTAGATGAAAAGGCGTTGCGCGAAGAAATTGGTATCCCTAAGCCCCTGCGGGAGACGGTCAAGGATTGGGCATATATGGCCAAAGAAGCGGGATTGGACGGGGTAGTGGCGTCGGCCCAAGAAGTCGAGTTGATCAGAAAAGTGTGTGGCGACGATTTTGTGATCGTCACTCCTGGTATTCGTCCTGCTTGGGCTGAGCACGGGGACCAGAAGAGAGTAACAAGCCCTGCGGAGGCAGTAGCGGCAGGTGCTACCTATCTGGTAGTAGGGCGTCCCGTTACAGCGGCTCCTGATCCCGTAGAAGCGGTGAGGAAAATTATGGATGAAATGGAGGGACTCTAAAATGCTGTCACAAGAAGAGATCTTAAATATGTTCACCTCCTGTGAAGCTCTTTTGGAAGGACATTTTCTTCTCAGTTCAGGACTGCATAGCAATCGTTACATTCAATGTGCCAAGGTTCTCCAGTACCCGGAATATGCTACCAAACTGGCAAGGGAGTTGGCAGAAAGATTTCTCGGTAAAGGTATTAAGGCGGTAGTGGGACCGGCTTTAGGGGGAATTATAGTGGCCCACGAAGTCGCTCGCTGGTTGAATGCCAGGGCTTTATTTACTGAGCGGCAGGATAACTTTATGACGCTGCGTAGGGGGTTCTCAATCGGGCAGGGCGAAAAAGTGCTAGTGGTAGAAGATGTTATTACGACTGGCGGTTCTGTCCAGGAAGTAATTGAAGTGGTTCAGAAGAGCGGGGGTAAGGTAGAAGGAGTTGGAGTTTTGGTTGATCGTAGTGGTGGCCACGTCCGTTTGGATTATCCTGTGGAAAGCCTGTTGTCTCTTACGGTGGAAACTTTTTCAGCCGAAGAATGTCCTTTATGTCGAGCGGGTATACCATTAGTTAAACCTGGCAGTAGAAAGGTGTGAAAAGCAGGATTTATCTATATTTCGCCGAAATGATAATCCGTTTGCGGAGGGCGTTGGCAATAGATCCCTAACTGTCATGCCAAGAGGTTTGGCCCAGACTATGGAGTAGGTGAAGTTATGACTGCCCAGAAAGTTATCCTGTGTATAGTAGATTCTTTTCACCCCGAGGCTCTAACCCGGTGCTTGGAAAAAGGTTCCGTTCCGGCATTTGAGTTTCTTATAAAAAGTGGTTTCTATCACCGAGACTGTGTTTCTGTTTTTCCAACTATGACCCCTACGGCATCCAGCTCGATAGCTACTGGTTTAGGGGTGGACAGGCACCGGGTTCCAGGTTTCATTTGGTTCAATTACCCGGAGCGTCGGTATATCAATTATGGAGCTACTCCAACGGCGGTGTTTAAGATTGGCCCCGCTAACGTAATTCACGAGTTGCTTTATAATCTAAATGAGAAACATTTAAGCGGCCACGTCAATACAGTATTCGAAATATTGGAAGAAAATGGAATATCGACGGCGTCCATTAATTTTTTTATTTACCGCGGACGGAAAGAACATCCAGTACATATACCGAAGTTTCTTAGAATAAGCACTTTCAATCGGGTGCGAGCTAAGAGGGTACTGGGACCGAGAGAATTGGTGATCGGCAGTCTATGCCGACCAAGGCTTTTGGCCCAAGGGATTGGAACGGAGAAGGAAGTCCTACCATGGAAAAAGTTTGGAGTTAATGACGGATATTCCGGTTGGGCTGCCAGTCAGTTGATAAGGAAGGGTAGACAGCCGGATTTCATGATCGTCTATTTTCCCGATACCGACCGGTATTCTCATGTCCATGGTCCCTTAGAAAGTGGGCCCAGTATTGAGAGAGTTGACCGGGAGTTACAACGGATACTCAATAGTTTTCGGTCGTGGGATGAAGCCATGGACAAGACTGTTTTTATAGTAGCGGGCGACCATTCCCAAACGCTTATAGGTAGGTCAAAGCATAATATGATTAACCTGCCCCGGATACTTAAAAAATATCGACTGCTGGGTATGAGGGAAAGGCAGGTGGAGGAAAGAGATCTGGCCATATGTCCCAATGAGCGTATGGCTTCGGTGGAAATTCTTCACCGTGATCCGGAATTATTGGAAGAGATAGCTTACCTCTTGGCTCGGGATGAACGAATAAGTCAAGTCATGTGGAAAAAAAGGGATGAATACATAGTAATGCAAGGAGGTTCGGGTAAGATTCTGTCTTTCCGACCGGGAGGGCCGCTACGGGATGCCTACGGCAGGCGTTGGAAGGTGGAAGGTAATTTAGACGTGATTGACGCTTCCTGCCGTGGGGAAGAAATAATTTACCGGGAGTATCCCGATGCTTTAGAACGGATACGGGCGGCTCTGGAAGTTTTCCCGGGGCGGAGAATCCTTCTCTCGGCTCTTCCGGGCTACGAGTTCAGTGGGGAAAGTGCTCCTTTGCACCCGGGAGGAGGAAGCCATGGTTCTCTTCATAAAGAAGATTCCACAGTACCGCTTATTATTGCCGGGTCTTCCGAAGACTTATCAAATCCTCGTATAGTAGATTTTGTTCCATATATCTTAAAACATTTCGGGATTAATAATAAAGTTTAACTCGTTGACTTCTGTGGAAAAAACTGATAAAATATGCGCAACAACTAAAAATACCGTAAGTCCACTAGGGGTGCCTGCAGGAGCAGGCTGAGAAAGGGGAAACCCTTACCCTTTGAACCTGACCTGGGTAATTCCAGCGTAGGGAAGTGGGTGAAGGATAGATATAGCCGCCCCTTCGCTTTTGGCGGCTTTTGTCTTATCCTATAGTGAAGGGGGGACGGAAGTTGAAAGTGACCGTGAACGGCAAGGTAGTAGAGCTGCGACAAGGGATGACCGTTCTAGAGTATTTGAGGGAGAAGAAAGTTAACCCTGACGGAGTTATTGTCGTCTATAATTCAGACGTGCTTAACCGGGAAGATTGGGATGCAACCGTTTTGAAGGAAGAAGACACAGTAGAGATTCTAACTATGATGGGAGGTGGATAACGTGACTGACGAGCTGGTAATAGGGGGCAAGAAGTTAACCAATCGCCTATTTCTGGGGACGGGAAAATTCCCTTCCAAGAAGATGATAACCGAAGCCTTGCGGAGATCCGGGGCGCAAGTAGTTACAGTAGCCCTGCGCAGGATTGATTTTGAGGCTCAGGAAGAAAACGTTTTAAATTATATACCCAAAGATTGTATCTTGATGCCTAACACTTCAGGGGCCCGAAATGCCGAGGAAGCGGTAAGAATAGCTGAAATAGCACGAGCGGCGGGCTGCGGAAATTGGGTGAAAATCGAAGTAATTTCAGATAATAAATATTTACTGCCGGATAACTATGAAACAGTTAAGGCCACGGAAATTCTTGTAAAAAAAGGATTTGTAGTTTTGCCCTACATGCACCCGGACCTTATGGTAGCTAAACGGTTACAGGAGGCCGGCGCTGCTGCGGTAATGCCTCTTGGATCTCCCATTGGAAGCAACCGGGGTCTAAAAACTAAAGAAATGATACGTATCTTAATCGAAGAAATCGATTTGCCCGTAATAGTGGATGCCGGTATTGGCAGGCCGTCCCAAGCTGCTGAAGCCATGGAGATGGGAGCTGCGGCTGTGTTGGTGAATACGGCTATTGCTACGGCTGATGACCCGCCGGCTATGGCTGAGGCGTTCAGTCTTGCGGTTCAGGCGGGAAGGAAAGCGTTTCTGGCGGGTCCGGGAAGGATTAAAGAATTTGCCGAAGCATCTTCACCGCTTACCGGCTTTCTGCGCTAGGCGGATTAAAGAACTTTTTTGGATTACGAAGGATGGGAAGAGGAAAGATGAGCTTTTATGAACTAGTCCAGAAATACAGGGAATTTCCCGTGGAAGAATTTTGGGGAAAAGTTACTGATAGCCAAGTCGAGAAGATTATAGCCCAGGACCGTTTAAATACTTTGGACTTTTTGGCTTTATTATCAGAAAAAGCCCAAAATTATCTTGAACCTATGGCCCAAAAAGCGCATAGATTAACCGTGCAGAATTTTGGTAAGGTTATTTTTCTTTATACTCCCATGTATTTATCTAATTATTGTGCCAATCAATGCGCTTACTGTGGTTTCAGTGCTCTGAACCGAATGCCCAGAAAAAAACTAAGTTTAAGTCAAGTGGAAGAAGAAGCGCGTTTGATTGCCGCTACGGGGTTGCGTCATATCTTAATTTTGACTGGTGAATCCCGGTCAAAAGCACCAATCTCATATCTTAAAGAATGTGTCAAGATCTTAAAAAAGTATTTTTCTTCCATATCTATAGAGATATATCCGTTGGAAACGGAAGAATACCGCCAGCTGGTTGATGCGGGAGTGGATGGCCTTACTATTTACCAGGAAACTTATGATGAGTTGATCTACGACCGGGTACACCTGAAGGGGCCTAAAAAGAATTACAGGTTCCGGCTTGACGCACCGGAGAGGGGTGCGCGAGCAGGAATGAGGTCTGTAAATATCGGGGCGCTGCTGGGGCTGGGTGATTGGAGAAAAGACGCTTTCTTCACCGGACTGCATGCCCATTATCTCCAAAACAAGTATCTGGATGTGGAAATCAGCGTTTCTCTACCTCGGCTGCGTAGCTATCCGGGAACAATTAAAGAATTCAAACCTTATTGCCAGGTGAACGACAAAGAATTGGTCCAGTTTATGCTGGCCCTCCGGCTTTTCCTGCCCCGGTGTGGTATTACCATATCTACCCGGGAAGCTCCTGACTTCAGGGACAACATAATTGGACTGGGAGTTACCAAGATGTCTGCCGGTTCGGTGACTGCGGTGGGCGGACGGATTAACCGCGGGAAAGAAAATAACATTCCTCAGTTCGATATCTTAGATGAACGGAGCGTTTCGGAAATTAGAGAGATGATTTTAAGCAAAGGGTATCAACCGGTGTTTAAAGACTGGCATCCTATAGAAGTCGAGGTGTCGTGATATGGCTTTGGCTGACCGAGTGAGGGAGATTTTTAATACCGATCTCTACGGTATTACCTGTGAAGAGTATGCTCGCGGCAGGAACAACGTGGAGACGGTGCAAGAGATGATCAAAGCAGGCATCCAGATAATCCAGTACAGGGAGAAAAAGAAAAAGAGTCTTTACAAATATCAGGAATGTTTGCAAATAAGAGAAATCACCAGAAGGGCAGGAGTAACTTTCATTGTTAACGATGATGTTGATATAGCTCTTTTGGTAAAAGCTGACGGGATTCACATCGGGCAAGAAGACCTGCCGGCAGATAAGGTAAGAGAGTTGGTGGGCGATGATATGATTATTGGCGTTTCCACTCATTCGCCGGAACAGGCTTGGGATGCGGTGCGAAGAGGAGCCGACTATATCGGTGTGGGACCGATTTTCCCCACTAAAACCAAGGAAGATGTGTGTGATCCTGTAGGCTTGGAGTACCTGGAATATGTGGTTGAAAACCTGAGTATTCCCTTTGTGGCTATCGGGGGTATTAAAGAACATAACATATCTCAGGTTCGGGAGAAAGGCGCCAGGTGTATAGCCATGGTTACAGAAATTGTAGGGGCCGAGGATATCCCTAAGAAGGTGGAAGCGATTCGGAAGGTTCTAGCAGCGGCAGTTTAAGTAATTTTGTGCACTTTTTTTCTCGAAAAGTGTATGAATATTTACGAAATTAACTGTCTGTTATTCAACAGCCCATCGAGAAGATGGGCTTCTTTTTTTAGAACGAAAATATATGATGTGCTGAATGCCTGAAACAGAGGTGAGGGGGGTAAATGGCTGGCGGCAGGTATGAGAGTGGCATATAGATTGCTTGAGCTAGAGTGCCGTAAGATAGGTTAGCTAATATACATGGCTTTTACGGGAGGAAAAAGTATGAGTTCAGATCGGGAATTGAAACAAAGGGCTGAAGTTATCCGTAAAGGCGGCGCACCAAAATACCATCAGAAAAATGCAGAGAAGGGAAAAATGTTTGTTAGGGATCGACTTAAATTACTGTTAGATCCCGGTTTGGAAGCGGAGGACGGGTTTTGGGCTAATTGTCTGGCTCCGGACCTCCCAGCCGATGCAGTAGTAACTGGAATTGGAAAGATCAATGGTCGTACGGTCTGTTACATGGCCAATGATTCAACCGTCAAAGCCGGTTCCTGGGGATGGAGAACGGTGGAGAAAATAATTCGTATTCAGGAGACGGCTATGAACCTGAAGGTACCTATGCTTTACTTGGTGGATTCAGCCGGAGCCCGTATTACCGACCAGGTAGAGATGTTTCCGGGAAGGCGTGGCGCAGGACGCATCTTTTATAACCAGGTGAAGATGTCCGGGATGGTTCCCCAAATCTGTCTCCTTTTTGGCCCCTCCGCTGCCGGTGGCGCTTATATTCCGGCCTTTTGCGACGTGGTTATAATGGTTGAAGGTAATGCCAGCATGTATCTGGGCTCTCCCCGGATGGCCGAGATGGTAATCGGGGAAAAAGTAACCCTGGAGGAGATGGGCGGGGCACGGATGCATTGCACAGTCAGCGGATGCGGTGATATTCTGGTGCAGAGTGAAGAAGAGGCGATCAGGGTTGCCCGTCGCTATTTGAGCTACTTTCCGCAGAACTACAAAGAGAAACCACCGATGACTGAACCGGCTCCACCCGTGTTACACGGTCCCAGCATTGAAGAAATCATACCGGAGCGGGAAAGCGTTGCTTTCGATATGTATCAAATTATTGAGCGTCTTATCGACCGGAACAGCTTCCTGGAAATTAAGAAGCTTTTTGCCCCTGAATTAATAACCGGACTGGCCCGGTTAAACGGTCGTCCCATAGGGGTGCTGGCCAACCAGCCGAAAGTGATGGGAGGGGTGCTCTTTGTAAATTCTGCCGATAAAGCAGCCAAATTTGTTAACTTATGTGATGCCTTCAATATTCCCCTCCTGTTTCTTATGGACGTACCGGGCTTTATGGTGGGTACGGAGGTGGAGCGACAGGGGATTATCCGTCACGGTGCCAAGATGATTTCGGCCATATCCGAAGCCACGGTACCCAAGATCTCGGTAGTGGTCAGGAAAGCCTACGGGGCCGGCCTGTATGCGATGTGTGGTCCGGCTTTTGAGCCTGACTGCTGTTTGGCACTACCTTCGGCGCAGATTGCGGTGATGGGTCCGGAAGCAGCTGTTAATGCCGTCTATTTCAACAAAATCGAGACTTTACCCGAGGAAGAGAGGGCTGCGTTCGTGGAGCAGAAAAGAAAAGAGTACCGGGAAGACATAGATATCTACCGGCTGGCGGCGGAGTTGGTAGTCGATCATGTTGTTGTCGGCTCTGAATTGCGAGACGAATTAATCCGTCGTTTTGAGCTATACTCCACGAAAGAAAAGACTTTCAGCGAAAGAAAACATGGGGTTACCCCGGTGTAAAGACTGCTTTAAAAGGAGGTTTCCAACTTGGAATGGGAAACAATTGAAGTGGCCCGGGAAGACCATGTTGCGATTGTATCTTTCAACCGTCCAGAGGCCTTGAATGCCTTGAGTACCCAGATGGCTAAGGACCTTATTAACGTTCTTGGTTATTTGGAAGAGAAGAAGGACGTCTGGGCTGCCGTTCTTACTGGGGGAAAGTCGCGGGCATTTTGTGTTGGCGCTGATCTAAAGGAAAGGAAAAATATGGACACAGAACAGATGAAACGCCAGAGAGCGCTGTTCGTAAAAGCTTTTAAAACGGTGATGAACTTCCCCAAGCCTTTGATTGCGGCAGTTCACGGTTATGCTCTGGGCGGAGGATTTGAATTCGCCCTGGGTTGCGATTTCATTATTGCTGACGAGACGGCAGTCTTCGGCCTGCCGGAAGTTACTTTGGCCATTATTCCAGGAGGAGGGGGGACCCAGAATCTTCCTAGGATAATTGGCAAGCACCGGGCAAAGGAGCTTATTTTCACCGGGAGGCGCATTTCCGCTCCCGAGGCTGCCGCCTGGGGGATTGTAAATCGGGTGGTGCCGGAGGGTGAGCTGGAAAAAACTTATCGAGAACTGATGAAAGAAATCACCCAAAACGGTCCCATAGCCCTCCAGCAGGCCAAACGAGCTATAAACTTCGGGGTTGAAGTGGAGCTAGATACTGGTATGGCTTTCGAAGCTGAATGCTATAATGTTTGTTTAACCACCGAGGACCGGAATGAAGGTTTACGGGCGTTTAACGAAAAGAGGAAACCGGTATATAAGGGGTGTTAAGGGAGGGATACTTATTGAATCAGATCAGGTTAAGCCAAATTGAACTGCCTCGAAAGGTGATTATCGGTGAATGTTGGGCTCGGGACGGCCTGCAAAACGAGAAAAAAATCATTCCCACGGAGCAAAAAGTTTATATGATCAATAAGTTTCAGGAATTGGGATTTAAGAAAATTGAAGTAACCAACTTTGCCCACCCTAAGTACCTTCCGCAGTTTGCCGACGCACTGGAAGTGCTAAAAAGGATCGACCGGAAGCCGGGGGTGGATTTCAGGGCTATCGTCACGAATATGCGAGGGCTGGAGCGAGCTATCGAAGCCAAAGAAATGGGATATCCGGTACAGGAGCTGGCTTTTGTCATCTCAGCCAGCGAGGCCCATAACAAGGCCAACGTTAATATGAGTCATAAAGAAAATATGGCCCTTTTGGAGAAGATGTGCGAGAAGGCTCTTGAACACGGTTTTAACATTCTGGCCTGGGTGCTTACCGCATTCGGTTGTCCCATTAAGGGCGACGTCCCAATAGAGAAAGTAGTTGAGTTTGGGAAATGGTGGAAGAGCTTGGGTGCACGGTGGATAGGTTTTGGCGATACGACCGGCATGTGTAATCCCAGGCAGGCCAGTTATTTTTACGAATACATCAAGGATGAAGGTTTCACGCCGGAAGAAATTATAGTACATTTCCATGATACCCGAGGAACCGGGATCGCCAACAACGTAGCTGCCCTCCAGGCGGGGATGATATACTTTGATACTTCAATCGGAGCTATCGGCGGACAACCGGCAACGGGGGCTCCATTGTATCACTTGGGATACGCCGGGAATACCTGTACGGAAGATTTGGTATGCATGTTCGAAGAAATGGGAGTTGATACCGGCATTGATATACAGGGCTTGATGGAAGTCGGAAGAGAAGCGGAGAGAATTGTGGGAAGACAGTTGCGCTCTAATGTGATTCGTTGCGGCCCGGTTCAGCATGAACCCCATGATTATCCGCCGCAAGAGTGAGCTGTGAGTAGCCATGCATTTGCCGCAGCAGGTGATTATTCGAGAAGTGGGACCGCGGGACGGACTCCAGTTGGAAAAAGAATTCATTCCTACTGTCCGTAAATTAGGCCTGATCCGGCGTTTGGTCGAAGCGGGAATCAGGTTTATCGAAGTAACTTCTTTTGTGAACCCGCGCTTAGTTCCCCAAATGGCGGATGCAGAGCAGGTAATGCAAGGGCTTGCCGCAGGTTCCGGCATTACCTATTCGGCTCTAATCTTGAATGAGCGGGGCATGAAACGGGCCATAGAGGCAGGGGTAAGAGAAATACAAGCAGTTATTTCCGCTTCGGAAGAGCACAACCAAAAGAACACTGGAATGTCTATTGCCGACTCATTAAGCCAAATTGAAAAAACTACTGTTTTAGGGCAGGAGAACGGTGTTACGGTTAGAGCTGCCATCGCAGTAGCCTTCGGGTGTCCCTTTTCCGGGATGGTAAGGGAGGAGCAGGTGTTTAGCTTAGTAGGGAAATTAGTAGAAATAGGGATTAGGAGTGTAACTCTGGCAGACACGGTTGGGGTGGCCAATCCCCGGCAGGTGTACGACATGATGCAGAAACTGAAAGAAAAGTACCCAGCGGTAGAGTGGTGTCTTCACTTGCACGACACGAGGGGAATGGGATTGGCCAATGTACTGGCGGGATTGCAAACGGGAGTAGTGATGTATGAAGCTTCCATAGGCGGTCTGGGAGGCTGTCCGGTAATTACCGACGCTCCCGGCAACATTGCTACGGAAGATTTGGTGTACATGCTGGAGGAGATGGGTATAGATACCGGTATAAATTTACGTGAACTGATACGGGCAGTCCGTTTCGCGGAGGAAATGGTCGGGCGGAGAGTAGGCAGCAGGTTGTCGTCGCTAGGTTGAGAATAATGTGTGAAGTTGGCAAGACTGAACAGAACTCCAGGAGGATAAATAATGCGCCGGTTATCTTCGCAAAATGAAATGCTGAGACAGATGGTTCGCCGACTGGCCGAGGAAAAGGTTAAGCCACAGGCTGCGGAAATCGATAAACAAGATATATATCCGTGGGATTGGTGGGAGTTGTTTGCAAGGCAGGGGTTGGTAGGTCTCAGTGTTCCTTCTCAGTATGGAGGAGAGGGTAACCTTATATCTTTCTGCCTGACGGTAGAGGAACTATCCCGGGTTTCGGGTACAGCCGGACTCATGATTAACTCCCAACAGTTGGCTTTAACTCCTTTGTTGCTTTTCGGCACGCGGGAACAAAAAGAAATGTTCCTGCGTCCCATGGCTAGCGGGCAGGCTATAGGAGGTTTTGCACTGACGGAACCGGAGGCTGGCTCGGATGCCGGAGCCATTCAGACCCGGGCTATAAGACGGGGCGATCAATATATCATTAACGGACAAAAATGCCTGATTACCAACGGCGGCTTGGCCCAGTATTATATAGTTTTTGCCTCTACTGATCTGGCGAGCGGCATTCGGGGCATAACTGCCTTTGTTGTAGAAGCCGATACACCGGGTCTGGTAGTGGGACGGGTAGAAGACAAGATGGGGGTGCGAGGGCTTCCCACGGCAGAGTTGTTTTTTGAGAACTGCCGGGTACCCTGTTTTCACCGTATTGGACAAGAGGGAGACGGTTTCAAAATTGCCATGACGTCTTTAGACCGGGTTCGACCGGGGATCGGGGCCCAAGCGGTGGGGATTGCCCAAGGAGCCTTTGAGTATGCATTAGATTACGTGAAGCGCCGGAAACAGTTTAACCAGCCGTTGGCTACTTTGCAGGGCATTCAGTTTATTTTGGCAGACATGGTTACGCAAATAGAAGCGGCGAGACAGTTGGTTTACACTGCGGCAGAGATATTGGAAGAAGCTTTACAACAAAGGAATTTAAGCAAAGAAGCCATCAGGTACTCATCCATGGCCAAACTTTTTGCCAGCGATGTAGGAATGAGGGTTACTACCGATGCGGTCCAGCTATTGGGTGGGTACGGATATTTACGTGAGCATCCGGTAGAGAGGATGATGCGGGATGCAAAAATAATTCAAATTTACGGTGGCACCAATCAGATTCAAAAAATGATAATAGCTCGAAGCGTATTGTAAATGTTATGGGTATGAAAGTTTTGAACTAATGAAAAACGAGGGGGATATTATGGACTTCAAGTTTACGGAAGAACAGGAAATGTTGGCGCGTTCTGTAGAGCGTTTCGCCCGGCAGGAGGTGGCTCCGGGAGCAGACCAAAGGGACGAAACGGGGGAGTGGAACTGGGAACTCTGGAGAAAGATTGGAGAAATTGGGCTTCTGGGACTTCCTATCCCGGAAGAATATGGTGGGAGTGGAGCCAGCGCGGTAACCAGTCTCTTAGCTTATGAAGCTTTTTGCCGGGGAGGAAGAGACGCAGGACTGTACCTTTCCGTAGGTGCCCACGTGTTTTTATGTGCCGTTCCTATCTGGCTTCATGGTACTGAGGAACAGAAGAAGAAGTTTCTACCCAAGCTCTGTAGCGGAGAGTACGTAGGTGCCCTAGCTCTTACGGAGCCCAATGCAGGTTCGGATGCGGCAGGCATTCAGACTACCGCCCGGCGAGAAGGAGATTATTATGTCCTGAACGGTAGTAAAATGTTCATAACCAATGGGTCGATTGCCGACGTGATTTTGGTTATGGCTACTTTAGACAGGAGCAAGCGTGCTCAGGGAGTAACGGCATTCATTGTAGAAAAAGGAACTCCAGGTTTCTCCGTCAGCCGTGA
Coding sequences:
- a CDS encoding hydroxymethylglutaryl-CoA lyase, with the translated sequence MHLPQQVIIREVGPRDGLQLEKEFIPTVRKLGLIRRLVEAGIRFIEVTSFVNPRLVPQMADAEQVMQGLAAGSGITYSALILNERGMKRAIEAGVREIQAVISASEEHNQKNTGMSIADSLSQIEKTTVLGQENGVTVRAAIAVAFGCPFSGMVREEQVFSLVGKLVEIGIRSVTLADTVGVANPRQVYDMMQKLKEKYPAVEWCLHLHDTRGMGLANVLAGLQTGVVMYEASIGGLGGCPVITDAPGNIATEDLVYMLEEMGIDTGINLRELIRAVRFAEEMVGRRVGSRLSSLG
- a CDS encoding acyl-CoA dehydrogenase family protein, which translates into the protein MRRLSSQNEMLRQMVRRLAEEKVKPQAAEIDKQDIYPWDWWELFARQGLVGLSVPSQYGGEGNLISFCLTVEELSRVSGTAGLMINSQQLALTPLLLFGTREQKEMFLRPMASGQAIGGFALTEPEAGSDAGAIQTRAIRRGDQYIINGQKCLITNGGLAQYYIVFASTDLASGIRGITAFVVEADTPGLVVGRVEDKMGVRGLPTAELFFENCRVPCFHRIGQEGDGFKIAMTSLDRVRPGIGAQAVGIAQGAFEYALDYVKRRKQFNQPLATLQGIQFILADMVTQIEAARQLVYTAAEILEEALQQRNLSKEAIRYSSMAKLFASDVGMRVTTDAVQLLGGYGYLREHPVERMMRDAKIIQIYGGTNQIQKMIIARSVL
- a CDS encoding acyl-CoA dehydrogenase family protein, which codes for MDFKFTEEQEMLARSVERFARQEVAPGADQRDETGEWNWELWRKIGEIGLLGLPIPEEYGGSGASAVTSLLAYEAFCRGGRDAGLYLSVGAHVFLCAVPIWLHGTEEQKKKFLPKLCSGEYVGALALTEPNAGSDAAGIQTTARREGDYYVLNGSKMFITNGSIADVILVMATLDRSKRAQGVTAFIVEKGTPGFSVSRELNKMGHRSSPTAELVFEDCRVPVDNRLGDEGRGFQVTTDTLVWERGVFLAAESIGLMEAILEMTLEYAKQRIQFGKPIAEFQMIREKLANMQITLDAAKLLSYRAAWMKDEGLDGKFEASVAKGFYADQLVRMAEDALQIFGGYGYMKEYPIERIYRDAKLMTIGGGTSEVQKLVISSKLIRA